A single genomic interval of Microbacterium sp. zg-Y1090 harbors:
- a CDS encoding GmrSD restriction endonuclease domain-containing protein: MHVQEIRLQQVLEGTKQYRVPLYQRTYSWTPKQLSRLWSDVVDLSDARIDDPHAKHFTGSLVLSTGGIGPGGAEFLVVDGQQRLTTLSVLIAAIRDHIAKTDLDSPEKVARLHETYLSDRFKSGDDRLKLLPTQADRDAFRSVVDRTINDELRSGVIDAYRFFRARLIEADDREDPHDIDRIASAVLDGLVFVAITASHDDNVYRIFESLNNTGMKLTQGDLLRNYIFMRLGLRGEEVYTSVWLPMQTMLSSADLEALFWMDMTWSHPEAKQGDIYALQEARMSKLSDADVEDEVRRYARLAQLLAQMRDPSRVPDSSVRGRLERLNQWVSVAAEPLVLRILDEGDRGAPAEEVSQALEILESYLVRRLLINAPPSGLSRILLRAADELEPDELSASLHRYLSKGRKFYATDRQIMEAVVSRPFYYSGRPNQRKTLLAWLEELWAGKEPASLEKSTIEHVMPQTLTPAWHDSLSSDLGEFASVEDLHEAYLHTLANLTLSGYNSELSNSPFETKRKLLAESNIALNRSIAGHSRWGREQITQRGALLATRITQNWIAPLPDTDTVESGIAWKVATAAIEAIPPGKWTTYGDVATIAGTHPVPLGVYLGKTEIPNAWRVLQAAGTVSPGFRWTAGSEHTGRDPHDVLEAEGVLFSTDGRADAAQRLSARDLAALVGVALEGDDDDAGGTDESEQSESAYLAQLASRFAPSIIHGVIELFTAWRAMGGFVTFGTSTDVGAFLHVREPSAGSHIWPIVVYSSGTVEVVFQWLANRAPFDDRKLRDEFRARLNVARDVELPDSKLESRPSFSIEVLADITARARVTDALEWFMGVVGEYDRIAQSGAFASSIHFTVDGVSRELSRDRVVEAMHGNEPARVVTYWVDIEGTRWPVKQAFSVALDVEPSQFNSSEARRHFRALGFAVGTDAPDRDPGASPDLWSTDDLRRFAAMDSATSVTIGKVMDALAERPNSWASTTELEMLTEVERRKLKGAFASLTRQLNTHFDEQGWMLSFAWGTHLGREYRAEGHYRLTSAQAERWLAARA, translated from the coding sequence ATGCACGTGCAGGAGATTCGACTTCAGCAGGTCCTCGAAGGCACCAAGCAGTACCGAGTCCCGCTTTATCAACGCACGTACTCGTGGACCCCTAAGCAGTTGTCCCGGCTGTGGAGCGACGTCGTCGACCTGTCCGATGCGCGCATCGACGATCCCCACGCCAAGCACTTCACGGGTTCGCTCGTACTCTCGACGGGCGGCATCGGTCCGGGCGGTGCGGAGTTCCTCGTCGTTGATGGCCAACAGCGCCTCACAACCCTCTCTGTACTGATCGCCGCGATCCGCGATCACATCGCCAAGACCGACCTCGATTCTCCCGAGAAGGTGGCGCGCCTCCACGAGACCTATCTCTCAGACCGTTTTAAGAGTGGCGACGACCGTTTGAAGCTGCTGCCTACGCAGGCCGACCGTGACGCGTTCCGCTCGGTCGTCGACCGCACGATCAATGACGAACTCCGATCAGGCGTCATCGACGCCTATCGGTTCTTTCGCGCTCGCCTGATCGAAGCCGACGACCGGGAGGACCCGCACGACATCGATCGGATCGCGTCCGCGGTACTCGACGGCCTGGTCTTCGTCGCGATCACCGCGAGCCACGACGACAACGTCTATCGAATCTTCGAGTCACTCAACAACACGGGAATGAAGCTGACGCAGGGCGATCTGCTGCGGAATTACATCTTCATGCGCCTCGGTCTCCGCGGCGAAGAGGTCTATACGTCAGTGTGGCTGCCGATGCAGACGATGCTGAGCTCAGCCGACCTCGAGGCGCTCTTCTGGATGGATATGACCTGGTCGCATCCTGAGGCGAAGCAGGGTGACATCTATGCGTTGCAAGAGGCACGGATGTCGAAGCTCAGCGATGCAGACGTCGAGGACGAAGTGCGGCGCTACGCCCGTCTCGCGCAGCTTCTCGCCCAGATGCGGGATCCATCACGCGTGCCGGATTCGTCGGTGCGCGGGCGCCTCGAAAGACTCAATCAGTGGGTCAGCGTAGCTGCGGAGCCCCTGGTGCTGAGGATCCTCGACGAAGGCGATCGGGGCGCACCCGCCGAGGAGGTTTCCCAGGCGTTGGAAATCCTCGAGTCGTACCTCGTACGCCGACTCCTCATCAACGCTCCCCCGAGCGGGCTGTCGCGCATACTTCTCCGCGCCGCGGACGAGTTGGAGCCCGACGAGCTGTCAGCCTCGCTTCACCGCTACCTGTCGAAGGGGCGAAAGTTCTACGCCACCGATCGACAGATCATGGAAGCAGTCGTCAGCAGGCCGTTCTACTACTCCGGACGCCCCAATCAACGCAAAACGCTGCTGGCGTGGCTCGAGGAGCTCTGGGCAGGCAAGGAGCCGGCGTCGCTCGAAAAATCCACGATTGAGCATGTCATGCCGCAGACACTCACCCCGGCCTGGCACGACAGCCTGTCGAGCGATCTCGGGGAGTTCGCGTCGGTCGAGGATCTCCATGAGGCCTACCTCCATACGCTGGCCAACCTGACCTTGTCGGGCTACAACTCAGAGCTCAGCAACTCTCCATTCGAGACGAAGCGCAAACTCCTCGCCGAGAGCAACATCGCTCTGAACCGCTCCATCGCTGGACACTCGCGCTGGGGCCGGGAGCAGATCACGCAACGCGGCGCGTTGCTCGCAACCAGGATCACCCAGAACTGGATCGCACCTCTCCCCGACACCGACACGGTCGAATCGGGCATCGCCTGGAAGGTGGCCACCGCTGCCATCGAGGCGATACCGCCCGGCAAGTGGACGACCTACGGCGATGTGGCCACCATCGCCGGCACGCACCCCGTGCCGCTGGGGGTATACCTCGGCAAGACCGAAATACCGAACGCATGGCGCGTGCTTCAAGCGGCGGGAACCGTTTCGCCCGGATTCCGTTGGACCGCCGGCAGCGAACACACCGGCCGTGATCCCCACGATGTGCTGGAGGCCGAAGGGGTGCTCTTCAGCACCGACGGACGCGCCGACGCAGCGCAGCGGCTATCGGCGCGCGACCTCGCCGCGCTCGTGGGAGTTGCCCTCGAGGGTGACGATGATGACGCCGGCGGGACGGACGAGTCCGAGCAAAGCGAGAGCGCATATCTCGCACAGCTCGCGTCCCGGTTCGCACCGTCCATCATTCATGGGGTGATCGAGCTGTTCACCGCGTGGCGCGCGATGGGCGGATTCGTGACATTCGGCACATCCACCGATGTCGGCGCCTTTCTGCACGTGCGCGAGCCCAGCGCCGGCAGCCACATCTGGCCGATCGTCGTGTACAGCTCGGGCACCGTGGAAGTCGTCTTCCAATGGCTTGCAAACCGGGCGCCGTTCGATGACCGCAAGCTGCGGGACGAGTTCCGCGCCCGGCTGAATGTCGCACGAGATGTCGAGCTACCCGACTCAAAGCTCGAGAGTCGACCCTCTTTCTCGATCGAAGTACTCGCCGACATCACAGCGCGCGCCAGGGTTACCGACGCTCTGGAGTGGTTCATGGGCGTCGTCGGCGAATACGACCGAATTGCACAATCAGGCGCGTTCGCTTCGAGCATCCATTTCACCGTCGATGGGGTGAGCAGGGAGCTGTCGCGCGACCGCGTGGTCGAAGCGATGCACGGGAATGAGCCAGCACGCGTCGTGACCTACTGGGTGGACATCGAGGGCACGCGATGGCCCGTCAAACAGGCGTTCTCGGTCGCACTCGATGTCGAGCCGTCGCAGTTCAATTCGTCAGAGGCGCGCCGTCACTTCCGTGCACTCGGGTTCGCAGTCGGGACTGATGCGCCCGATCGTGATCCGGGTGCGAGCCCCGATCTGTGGAGCACGGATGATCTGCGCCGCTTCGCCGCCATGGATTCGGCGACGAGCGTGACGATCGGGAAGGTGATGGATGCCCTCGCGGAGCGACCGAACTCATGGGCATCGACGACCGAGCTCGAGATGCTCACGGAAGTCGAGCGTCGCAAGCTCAAGGGCGCTTTCGCCTCCCTGACGCGACAACTGAACACGCATTTCGACGAGCAGGGATGGATGCTGAGCTTTGCGTGGGGTACACACCTCGGTCGCGAGTACCGGGCCGAGGGACACTACCGACTGACTTCGGCGCAGGCCGAGCGATGGTTGGCCGCCCGGGCGTGA